The following proteins are co-located in the Nocardia bhagyanarayanae genome:
- a CDS encoding asparaginase, which yields MADVRLIGLGGTISMREAAGGAVPVHGAARLAEHVEGINSAEDLALVGGSEVGFELLERLVRRGRELVAEGVDGLVITTGTDSIEEVGAWLAYRERWPVPVVVTGSMIPGDRADSDGAANLADAAAVAAAGADIDPVVVFAGKVFAAREVLKVSGLARDAFDAPGRGPIAVVAPNSVLWHRIPARGIAHGDPTGPIVPVPIVVAALDDDGALLEAAGARHRVVVVAANGAGNLPPEQAAAAERLLRAGVLVVLTTRATDSRVAPVYGYPGGVATLAAAGAVLAPNLSPHRARLLVGLGLARGLDDRGLRALVELEAA from the coding sequence ATGGCTGACGTGCGGTTGATCGGCCTCGGCGGCACGATCTCGATGCGGGAGGCGGCGGGCGGCGCCGTCCCGGTGCACGGGGCGGCGCGTCTCGCCGAACACGTCGAAGGAATCAACAGCGCAGAGGATTTGGCGCTCGTCGGCGGCTCGGAAGTCGGCTTCGAACTGCTGGAGCGGCTGGTGCGGCGCGGCAGGGAACTGGTGGCCGAGGGCGTCGACGGCCTCGTGATCACCACCGGCACCGATTCGATCGAGGAGGTGGGCGCTTGGCTCGCCTATCGCGAGCGGTGGCCCGTGCCCGTCGTGGTGACCGGTTCGATGATCCCGGGCGATCGCGCCGACAGCGACGGAGCGGCCAATCTGGCCGACGCGGCCGCGGTTGCGGCGGCGGGCGCGGACATCGATCCGGTGGTCGTCTTCGCGGGCAAGGTGTTCGCCGCACGCGAGGTGCTGAAGGTCTCCGGTCTGGCGCGCGACGCGTTCGACGCGCCGGGGCGCGGACCGATCGCGGTGGTAGCGCCGAACAGCGTGTTGTGGCACCGGATTCCCGCGCGAGGTATCGCGCACGGTGACCCGACGGGCCCCATCGTGCCGGTTCCGATCGTCGTCGCCGCGCTCGACGACGACGGCGCCCTGCTCGAGGCGGCGGGGGCGCGGCACCGGGTGGTGGTGGTCGCCGCGAATGGCGCGGGCAACCTGCCGCCGGAGCAGGCCGCCGCCGCCGAACGCCTGCTGCGGGCCGGCGTTCTGGTCGTACTCACCACCCGCGCAACGGATTCCAGGGTCGCCCCGGTCTATGGCTATCCGGGCGGGGTGGCGACCCTCGCCGCGGCGGGCGCGGTGCTCGCGCCGAATCTGTCGCCGCACCGGGCGCGCCTGCTGGTCGGGCTGGGGCTGGCTCGCGGACTGGACGACCGTGGCCTGCGGGCACTGGTGGAATTGGAGGCGGCATGA
- a CDS encoding ABC transporter substrate-binding protein: MRSIRYRLGAVLAAVFALAATVTACGGGQASAPGTLRLGWVVDPCWSQVPVARDLGLFDKAGVRVEILPFPTGAAALEALAGGAVDIANGGDVPTAAAAIKNPALRVVADGARWDGGRFVARRSAGIDEIADLAGRRIAVPLGSSAHFFATRFLAEAGITAELVQTGPAEIVAAVSTGSVDAVAVFQPALAKVVAALGADAVELQGRDKYNQHSLYLATASTVESKSAEIKALLSALRLADAPLTNREPAALAAVAAATGLEQGLIGGVASEFEFRTELGPELAGDLADRARWAKSIGRIPVDATIPDYGALVAPGPLNGAANG; the protein is encoded by the coding sequence ATGAGATCCATCCGATATCGTCTCGGCGCCGTCCTCGCCGCTGTCTTCGCGCTCGCGGCGACGGTCACCGCGTGCGGCGGCGGACAGGCCAGCGCGCCAGGCACCCTCCGGCTCGGCTGGGTCGTCGATCCCTGCTGGTCGCAGGTACCGGTCGCGCGCGACCTCGGTCTGTTCGACAAAGCCGGTGTGCGGGTGGAGATTCTGCCGTTCCCGACCGGTGCGGCGGCGTTGGAAGCGCTCGCGGGCGGGGCCGTCGACATCGCCAACGGCGGGGACGTGCCGACGGCCGCGGCCGCGATCAAGAACCCCGCACTGCGGGTCGTCGCCGACGGGGCGCGTTGGGACGGAGGACGTTTCGTCGCGCGGCGGTCGGCGGGCATCGATGAGATCGCCGACCTCGCTGGCCGCCGGATCGCGGTGCCGCTCGGAAGCAGCGCGCACTTCTTCGCCACCAGGTTCCTCGCCGAGGCCGGGATCACCGCGGAGCTGGTGCAGACCGGGCCCGCCGAGATCGTCGCCGCCGTGAGCACCGGCAGCGTGGACGCGGTCGCGGTCTTCCAGCCCGCGCTGGCGAAGGTCGTCGCCGCACTCGGCGCCGATGCGGTCGAGTTGCAGGGCCGAGACAAGTACAACCAGCACAGCCTGTATCTCGCGACCGCGAGCACGGTGGAGAGCAAGTCGGCCGAGATCAAGGCCCTGCTGTCGGCTCTGCGCCTCGCCGATGCGCCGCTCACCAACCGGGAACCGGCCGCGCTGGCAGCCGTTGCCGCGGCCACCGGCTTGGAACAGGGGCTGATCGGTGGCGTCGCAAGCGAATTCGAGTTCCGTACCGAACTCGGTCCGGAGCTCGCCGGCGACCTCGCCGATCGGGCACGGTGGGCCAAGAGCATCGGCCGGATCCCCGTCGACGCAACCATTCCCGACTACGGCGCGCTCGTGGCGCCGGGGCCGTTGAACGGAGCGGCGAATGGCTGA
- a CDS encoding ABC transporter ATP-binding protein has translation MIAGGIELSSVTVGYGDRPVLADFDLRVEPGSFLAVLGPSGCGKSTLLNCVAGFVRPVRGRACFDGAEITGPGRERGVVFQRDVLFPWATVARNLGFALRAARVPRTERRERIAELLTAVGLPPEVAGKLPHELSGGMRQRVGIARALAIRPRVLLMDEPFGALDAQTRTHMQDLVVDLWQSTGTTIVFVTHDVEESIRIASDILVLRADGIVADHLTNPLPRPRPASSLGEFTAYPALRKHLYELLRPPSSPAPTGSDRPVTTGEHP, from the coding sequence GTGATCGCCGGCGGAATCGAATTGTCCTCGGTCACCGTCGGTTACGGTGACCGGCCGGTGCTCGCCGATTTCGATCTGCGCGTCGAGCCCGGCTCCTTCCTCGCCGTGCTCGGTCCCTCCGGCTGCGGGAAGTCGACCTTGCTGAACTGCGTGGCCGGCTTCGTCCGGCCCGTGCGCGGACGGGCCTGCTTCGACGGCGCGGAGATCACCGGGCCGGGCCGCGAACGCGGCGTCGTCTTCCAGCGCGATGTGCTCTTCCCGTGGGCCACGGTAGCCCGCAACCTCGGCTTCGCGCTGCGCGCCGCCAGGGTACCGCGCACCGAGCGACGCGAGCGGATCGCCGAATTGCTCACCGCCGTCGGTTTGCCGCCGGAGGTCGCAGGCAAGCTGCCGCACGAACTGTCCGGCGGGATGCGCCAGCGGGTCGGCATCGCACGGGCGCTCGCGATCCGGCCGCGGGTGTTGTTGATGGACGAGCCATTCGGCGCGCTGGATGCCCAGACCCGCACGCACATGCAGGACCTCGTCGTCGATCTGTGGCAAAGCACAGGAACCACAATCGTTTTCGTCACTCATGACGTGGAGGAATCGATCCGCATCGCCTCCGACATTTTGGTGCTGCGGGCCGACGGCATCGTCGCCGACCACTTGACCAACCCGCTGCCACGCCCGCGTCCGGCGAGCAGCCTCGGTGAGTTCACCGCTTACCCCGCGCTGCGCAAGCACCTCTACGAACTGCTGCGCCCGCCGTCGTCTCCGGCCCCGACGGGGTCGGACCGTCCCGTCACAACCGGAGAGCACCCATGA
- a CDS encoding ABC transporter permease: MSSSSPPVVAKSGSTRRRPSSFPAFGRGERVGVALVLPIVSVFGALTIWYALTRFQVFAPALLPSPGEVAGAAAEMAAQGTLVDDALASFRRAASGFIVGSAIAVVVGALTGRSVIARGLLEPLIQLVRPIPAIALVPLAILWFGLGEESKLFLTSLGVFFPVWINTHTGIAATREDHLRVAASVGASRAQVFGSVVLPSALPFVLTGLRQGIAMSLILIVASEQAGVTAGLGFRLDQARLFSQPDRLFACLAALGIVGALADQLFHRATKGFVAWAAEQS, encoded by the coding sequence GTGTCCAGTTCCAGTCCGCCCGTCGTGGCGAAGTCCGGTTCGACTCGCCGGCGGCCCTCGAGCTTTCCCGCGTTCGGGCGCGGTGAACGGGTCGGCGTCGCCCTCGTCCTTCCGATCGTCAGCGTCTTCGGCGCGTTGACGATCTGGTACGCGCTCACCCGTTTCCAGGTGTTCGCGCCCGCCCTGCTGCCGTCACCGGGCGAGGTGGCCGGAGCCGCCGCCGAGATGGCGGCGCAGGGCACGCTGGTCGACGACGCACTCGCCAGCTTCCGGCGCGCGGCGAGCGGTTTCATCGTCGGTTCGGCGATCGCCGTGGTGGTCGGAGCGCTCACCGGACGCAGCGTGATCGCGCGCGGTTTGCTGGAGCCGCTCATCCAGCTGGTTCGGCCGATCCCCGCGATCGCACTGGTACCGCTGGCGATCCTGTGGTTCGGCCTCGGTGAGGAGTCCAAGCTGTTCCTCACCTCGCTGGGCGTCTTCTTCCCGGTCTGGATCAACACCCACACCGGGATCGCGGCCACCCGCGAGGACCACCTCCGGGTGGCGGCCAGCGTCGGCGCCAGCCGCGCGCAGGTGTTCGGCTCCGTTGTGCTGCCATCGGCCCTGCCGTTCGTGCTGACCGGTCTGCGGCAGGGCATCGCGATGTCGCTGATCCTGATCGTCGCCTCGGAACAGGCGGGCGTCACGGCGGGGCTCGGGTTCCGGCTCGACCAGGCGCGGCTGTTCAGTCAGCCGGATCGGCTCTTCGCCTGCCTCGCGGCGCTCGGCATCGTCGGGGCGCTGGCCGATCAGTTGTTCCACCGGGCGACCAAGGGGTTCGTGGCGTGGGCGGCGGAACAGTCGTGA